A genomic window from Dermacentor silvarum isolate Dsil-2018 chromosome 9, BIME_Dsil_1.4, whole genome shotgun sequence includes:
- the LOC119464035 gene encoding neuropeptide-like protein 31: MKVTVCLLVVLALVALTSAGYGIGYGGYGGYGLGYGGYGGYGGYGLGFGIGRTYYFDNQRAAPYFGYGGYGIGYGGFGGYGGYGGYGGYGGYGGYGLGFKG, translated from the exons ATGAAAGTCACC GTGTGTCTCCTTGTCGTTCTTGCCCTTGTGGCTCTGACCTCGGCCGGCTACGGCATTGGCTACGGTGGATATGGAGGTTATGGCTTGGGCTACGGCGGCTATGGCGGCTACGGTGGCTACGGACTTGGATTTGGCATAGGCCGCACCTACTACTTCGACAACCAGAGGGCGGCGCCTTACTTCGGATATGGTGGATACGGGATCGGATATGGGGGCTTTGGTGGCTACGGCGGCTACGGCGGCTACGGCGGCTACGGCGGCTACGGCGGATATGGTCTCGGCTTTAAGGGCTAG